In Kitasatospora gansuensis, a genomic segment contains:
- a CDS encoding GntR family transcriptional regulator: MIEYRIERRSGVSTYQQIVQQTKQALRLGLLQPGDKLPTAREVVELTAINPNTVLKAYRELEREGLVEPRPGLGTFVRRSLARPEAAADGPLRAGLVGWVDEARAAGLEREDIAALMASVLEQRFDTGVAPAAAPNENKGRNE; this comes from the coding sequence TTGATCGAGTACCGCATCGAGCGGCGCAGCGGCGTCTCCACTTACCAGCAGATCGTGCAGCAGACCAAACAGGCCCTGCGGCTGGGCCTGTTGCAGCCCGGGGACAAGCTGCCGACCGCCCGCGAGGTGGTCGAGCTCACCGCGATCAATCCCAACACCGTGCTGAAGGCCTACCGCGAGCTGGAACGCGAGGGGCTGGTGGAGCCCCGGCCGGGGCTCGGCACCTTCGTCCGACGTTCGCTCGCCCGGCCGGAGGCGGCTGCCGACGGACCGCTGCGCGCGGGGCTGGTCGGCTGGGTGGACGAGGCCAGGGCCGCCGGACTGGAGCGCGAGGACATCGCCGCGCTGATGGCCTCCGTGCTGGAGCAGCGTTTCGACACCGGGGTGGCCCCGGCCGCAGCACCGAACGAGAACAAGGGGAGGAACGAGTGA
- a CDS encoding ABC transporter ATP-binding protein → MNSTDSQSAQGGLALEAVGLGLQHQDGWALRNCAFELPVGRVCGVVGPNGAGKSTLLALGARLLTPTEGELRVLGESGDTPELRPRVGFVAQDKPLYPSFTVAETLRLGRELNPRWDQQLAQRIVDQGELSGKARIGSLSGGQRTRVALALALGKRPELLLLDEPMADLDPLARHQLMGTLMAEAAEHGTTIVLSSHVLAELDGVIDHLLLVRSGRIMLAGELDELLDAHLLLTGGGDPAQLAGHTVVESRSTGRRTTALVRTGTNTDATDAWESSRPSLEDLLLGYLRSPSPADTTTSTYSEAAA, encoded by the coding sequence GTGAACTCGACGGACAGTCAGTCGGCGCAGGGGGGCCTGGCCCTGGAGGCGGTGGGCCTGGGCCTGCAGCACCAGGACGGTTGGGCGTTGCGGAACTGCGCGTTCGAGCTCCCCGTCGGGCGGGTGTGCGGGGTGGTGGGGCCGAACGGGGCGGGCAAGAGCACCCTGCTCGCGCTCGGCGCCCGTCTGCTCACCCCGACCGAGGGCGAACTACGGGTGCTGGGCGAGTCCGGGGACACCCCGGAACTCCGGCCCCGGGTCGGCTTCGTGGCCCAGGACAAGCCGCTCTACCCGAGCTTCACGGTCGCCGAGACCCTGCGACTGGGCCGCGAGCTGAATCCCCGCTGGGACCAGCAGCTCGCCCAACGGATCGTCGATCAGGGCGAATTGAGCGGCAAGGCCCGGATCGGCTCGCTCTCCGGCGGCCAGCGCACCCGGGTCGCCCTGGCGCTGGCGCTCGGCAAGCGGCCCGAACTCCTGCTGCTGGACGAGCCGATGGCCGATCTCGACCCGCTCGCCCGGCACCAGCTGATGGGCACCCTGATGGCGGAGGCGGCCGAGCACGGCACCACCATCGTGCTCTCCTCGCACGTCCTGGCCGAGCTGGACGGGGTGATCGACCACCTGCTGCTGGTCCGGTCCGGCCGGATCATGCTGGCGGGTGAGCTGGACGAGCTGCTGGACGCCCACCTGCTGCTGACCGGCGGCGGCGACCCGGCCCAACTCGCCGGGCACACCGTGGTGGAGAGCCGTTCCACCGGCCGCCGGACCACCGCCCTGGTCCGTACCGGCACCAACACCGACGCCACGGACGCCTGGGAGAGCAGCCGCCCGAGCCTGGAGGACCTGCTGCTCGGCTACCTCCGCTCCCCGTCCCCCGCCGACACCACGACCAGCACGTACAGCGAGGCCGCCGCATGA
- a CDS encoding nucleoside deaminase — MTTPEDHTLLRRAIALAATAREGGDPPFGSLLAAPDGTVLAEAHNTTRTDRDITAHPELKLARWAASELDPATAAETTMYTSCQPCGMCEAVIQQAGLRRVVFALSNDQLLDIRPGSGRLPVPQDGPALLDEVRAVVEGYYR, encoded by the coding sequence ATGACCACGCCGGAGGACCACACCCTGCTCCGACGGGCCATCGCCCTCGCGGCCACGGCACGCGAGGGCGGTGACCCGCCGTTCGGGTCACTGCTGGCGGCGCCGGACGGGACGGTGCTGGCGGAGGCGCACAACACCACCCGCACCGACCGCGACATCACCGCGCACCCGGAACTGAAGCTGGCGCGCTGGGCCGCGAGCGAACTGGACCCGGCCACCGCGGCGGAGACCACGATGTACACCAGCTGCCAGCCGTGCGGGATGTGCGAGGCCGTCATCCAACAGGCCGGGCTGCGGCGGGTGGTGTTCGCCCTGTCGAACGATCAGCTCCTGGACATCCGGCCCGGCAGCGGCCGGCTGCCGGTGCCGCAGGACGGCCCCGCGCTGCTCGACGAGGTACGGGCCGTGGTCGAGGGGTACTACAGGTGA
- the nadE gene encoding ammonia-dependent NAD(+) synthetase yields MTDLASTSLQQEIARDLQVGTSFDVQQEIERRVAFLAERLTSTGLRSLVLGISGGVDSTTAGRLCQLAVERVRAAGQEATFFAMRLPYGIQADEKDAQLALEFIRPDRVLTVDVKAAGDAALDAALAGGTVFRDARHQDFVHGNIKARQRMVAQYAVAGAHDGLVVGTDHAAEAVSGFFTKFGDGAADVVPLTGLTKRRVRALGEALGAPAELVWKTPTADLETLNPGLPDEDALGVTYDDIDDFLEGKPVGEAAAEIIVRRYRLTEHKRQLPIAP; encoded by the coding sequence GTGACCGACCTGGCGTCCACTTCCCTGCAGCAGGAGATCGCCCGGGATCTCCAGGTGGGTACGTCCTTCGACGTGCAGCAGGAGATCGAGCGCCGGGTGGCCTTCCTCGCCGAGCGGTTGACCTCCACCGGGCTGCGCTCCCTGGTGCTCGGCATCAGCGGCGGCGTCGACTCCACGACGGCGGGCCGGCTGTGCCAGCTGGCGGTCGAGCGGGTCCGGGCCGCCGGGCAGGAGGCGACGTTCTTCGCGATGCGGCTGCCGTACGGCATCCAGGCCGACGAGAAGGACGCGCAGCTGGCGCTCGAGTTCATCCGGCCCGACCGGGTGCTGACGGTCGACGTGAAGGCGGCCGGCGACGCCGCGCTGGACGCCGCGCTGGCCGGTGGCACGGTCTTCCGCGACGCGCGCCACCAGGACTTCGTGCACGGCAACATCAAGGCCAGGCAGCGGATGGTGGCGCAGTACGCGGTGGCGGGCGCGCACGACGGTCTGGTGGTGGGCACCGACCACGCCGCCGAGGCGGTCTCCGGCTTCTTCACCAAGTTCGGCGACGGCGCGGCCGACGTGGTCCCGCTCACCGGCCTCACCAAGCGCCGGGTGCGCGCCCTCGGGGAGGCACTCGGCGCGCCCGCCGAGCTGGTCTGGAAGACCCCGACCGCCGACCTGGAGACCCTGAACCCGGGCCTGCCCGACGAGGACGCGCTCGGCGTCACGTACGACGACATCGACGACTTCCTGGAGGGCAAGCCGGTCGGCGAGGCCGCCGCCGAGATCATCGTCCGCCGCTACCGGCTCACCGAGCACAAGCGGCAGCTGCCGATCGCTCCCTGA
- a CDS encoding PfkB family carbohydrate kinase, giving the protein MRISVTGPIVIDDLMTFPGQFTHLLLPDQLAHLSLSFLVDDLGVHEGGVAADVAYGLARMGHRPLLLGAVGRDFGTYRARLDRVGVDTSAVLVSERLTTARLTSTVDAANGRISSFHPGAQAEETEAPPGWADDAELVFLGPAHPEVMAGRAAECRRLGLPFLVDPTGRSAELAAFGAEAVLAGATHLVTNRRERAHLLEHTGWSATEVLRQVGCWVTTLGPDGAWIDYGDRPSVAVPAALTERRDGGGTSGAGGAFRAGLVAGIADGLDDEAAARLGCLLAGYALESTGSQGYTCTAEEVRQRLALAYPGPVLG; this is encoded by the coding sequence ATGAGAATTTCCGTCACCGGACCGATCGTGATCGACGACCTGATGACCTTTCCGGGGCAGTTCACCCACCTGCTGTTACCGGATCAGCTCGCGCACCTGTCGCTCTCCTTCCTGGTGGACGACTTAGGGGTGCACGAGGGCGGGGTGGCCGCCGACGTCGCGTACGGCCTGGCCAGAATGGGCCACCGGCCGCTGCTGCTCGGCGCGGTGGGCCGGGACTTCGGCACCTACCGGGCCCGGCTGGACCGGGTCGGGGTCGACACCTCGGCGGTCCTGGTCTCGGAACGGCTCACCACCGCGCGCCTCACCAGCACGGTGGACGCGGCCAACGGCCGGATCTCCTCCTTCCACCCCGGCGCCCAGGCCGAGGAGACCGAGGCCCCGCCGGGCTGGGCCGACGACGCGGAGCTGGTCTTCCTCGGCCCTGCCCATCCCGAGGTGATGGCCGGCCGGGCGGCGGAGTGCCGACGGCTCGGGCTGCCCTTCCTGGTCGACCCGACCGGACGGAGCGCCGAGCTGGCCGCGTTCGGCGCGGAGGCGGTGCTCGCGGGCGCCACCCACCTGGTCACCAACCGTCGGGAACGGGCCCACCTGCTGGAACACACCGGCTGGTCGGCCACCGAGGTGCTCCGGCAGGTCGGCTGCTGGGTCACCACCCTGGGCCCGGACGGGGCCTGGATCGACTACGGCGACCGGCCCTCGGTGGCCGTGCCGGCGGCGCTGACCGAGCGGCGGGACGGCGGCGGGACCAGCGGCGCGGGCGGCGCGTTCCGGGCCGGGCTGGTGGCCGGGATCGCCGACGGTCTCGACGACGAGGCCGCAGCCCGGCTCGGCTGCCTGCTGGCGGGCTACGCCCTGGAGTCGACGGGCAGTCAGGGGTACACCTGCACCGCCGAGGAGGTCCGGCAGCGGCTGGCCCTCGCGTACCCGGGCCCGGTGCTGGGCTGA
- a CDS encoding DUF2079 domain-containing protein, whose protein sequence is MHPARLLRHPTALAWTLAAAFAAAYTCVAVNRHRRGLTQAYDLGIFEQAVRAYAQGNAPVVPLKGPGFHLLGDHFHPLLAVLAPAYRVFPTPVTLLVAQALLLALAIVPLTRWAYEVGGPRTALVVGCGVGASWGIVNAAADDFHEIAFAVPLLAFAATALGRGHHRAAALWALPLLLVKEDLGLTVAAVGALLAHRARRAGRSPGAGVALAAGGVLATLLTVLVLLPAFNPQGSFDYWHQLSDAGRDRPLWSAALHLGWPPVKWLLLFLLAATAGFLGLRSPLVLLCLPTLGWRLVSTNSHYWGVSYHYSAVLMPLLFAALVDALRRAGPLRARRALAVSALVAVITLPLYPLHEVVMPEAWRTSPRLVATRSMLDRIPDDARVAASNRLAAQLTARTTVTLVCRDDGPAPDWVAVDLTDPSVKAPCAITDTVRMLATYEERGYRRLVERDGLVLLRRD, encoded by the coding sequence ATGCACCCAGCCCGACTCCTCCGCCACCCGACCGCACTGGCCTGGACCCTCGCGGCGGCCTTCGCCGCCGCCTACACCTGCGTCGCCGTCAACCGCCACCGCCGCGGCCTGACCCAGGCCTACGACCTGGGCATCTTCGAGCAGGCGGTCCGCGCGTACGCCCAGGGCAACGCGCCCGTCGTACCGCTCAAGGGGCCCGGCTTCCACCTGCTCGGCGACCACTTCCACCCGCTGCTCGCGGTGCTCGCCCCGGCGTACCGGGTGTTCCCGACCCCCGTCACGCTGCTGGTCGCGCAGGCGTTGCTACTCGCCCTCGCGATCGTCCCGCTGACCCGGTGGGCGTACGAGGTGGGCGGCCCGCGGACCGCACTGGTGGTCGGGTGCGGGGTCGGGGCGTCCTGGGGCATCGTCAACGCAGCTGCCGACGACTTCCACGAAATCGCCTTCGCCGTACCGCTGTTGGCCTTCGCGGCCACCGCCCTCGGTCGGGGCCACCACAGAGCCGCCGCTCTCTGGGCACTGCCGCTGCTGCTGGTCAAGGAGGATCTCGGACTGACCGTCGCCGCCGTCGGCGCACTGCTCGCGCACCGGGCCCGCCGAGCCGGACGCAGCCCAGGAGCGGGGGTCGCGCTGGCCGCCGGCGGGGTGCTCGCCACGCTGCTGACCGTGCTGGTGCTGCTGCCCGCCTTCAACCCGCAGGGCAGCTTCGACTACTGGCACCAGCTCTCGGACGCCGGCCGGGACCGGCCGCTCTGGTCGGCCGCCCTCCATCTCGGCTGGCCTCCGGTCAAGTGGCTGCTGCTCTTCCTGCTCGCGGCCACCGCCGGGTTCCTCGGCCTGCGCTCACCGCTGGTCCTGCTCTGCCTGCCCACCCTCGGGTGGCGGCTCGTCTCCACCAACTCGCACTACTGGGGCGTCAGTTACCACTACAGCGCGGTCCTGATGCCACTGCTGTTCGCCGCCCTGGTGGACGCCCTGCGCCGGGCCGGACCGCTGCGCGCCCGGCGTGCCCTCGCGGTCAGCGCGCTGGTCGCCGTCATCACCCTGCCGCTCTACCCGCTGCACGAGGTCGTGATGCCCGAGGCCTGGAGGACCTCACCTCGACTGGTCGCGACCCGCTCGATGCTGGACCGAATACCGGACGACGCCCGGGTGGCCGCCTCCAACCGGCTGGCGGCGCAGCTGACGGCCCGTACGACGGTGACGCTGGTCTGCCGGGACGACGGACCGGCGCCGGACTGGGTGGCGGTCGACCTGACCGACCCGAGCGTCAAGGCCCCGTGTGCGATCACCGACACCGTCCGGATGCTCGCGACGTACGAAGAGCGGGGCTACCGCCGACTGGTGGAGCGGGACGGCCTGGTCCTGCTGCGCCGCGACTGA